One genomic segment of Candidatus Methanosuratincola sp. includes these proteins:
- the hemA gene encoding glutamyl-tRNA reductase — translation MPQILCLSISHKKAPVRVLESFAIKDIVSFLARLKELGAEECAVIQTCHRVEIYSVGSCIGHSELKEFLVSNSGSCCPIDIYEEFYEGEEAVRHLFYLASGLESVILGENEVLHQVEEAFRLASGSGCAGKVLGIIFRGAINAGRMVRRKTSISKGSVSLGNVVLKAILLELGTLEGKKIVIIGAGKIGCLIAKSLPRKGPITVFIANRTYSRAEKLAVSVGGRAVRFESLRETIAGADAVVCATSSPHLVLRPSDLDQLDSRKRILIIDVSNPRGVDERIRDLGCAKLIDLDELIRIARENMKNREEAMIKAKELIEPSLALVMHRLQAGEQKKKFEEVMRWAEERRRKALELALKKGRFSEEQTKVISDFSYILMRDLIVPLFGESDLQEGPTGGC, via the coding sequence ATGCCGCAGATACTGTGCCTATCGATCAGCCACAAAAAGGCCCCAGTCCGAGTACTTGAGAGTTTCGCCATAAAAGATATCGTCTCTTTCCTTGCGCGCCTTAAGGAGCTTGGGGCAGAGGAATGCGCAGTGATCCAGACCTGCCACAGGGTTGAGATCTATTCTGTGGGCTCCTGCATAGGGCACAGCGAGCTCAAGGAGTTTCTGGTCTCCAACTCGGGCAGCTGCTGTCCAATTGACATTTATGAGGAGTTTTACGAAGGCGAGGAGGCGGTAAGGCATCTCTTTTACCTGGCTTCCGGCCTCGAGTCCGTGATTCTTGGGGAGAACGAGGTGCTGCACCAAGTGGAAGAGGCATTCAGGCTAGCCAGTGGCTCAGGATGCGCTGGCAAGGTCCTAGGGATCATATTCAGGGGGGCTATCAACGCTGGTAGGATGGTGAGGCGCAAGACATCGATCTCAAAAGGCTCGGTGTCTTTGGGCAACGTGGTCTTGAAGGCTATACTTTTGGAGCTCGGCACATTGGAGGGCAAGAAGATCGTCATAATAGGCGCTGGCAAGATCGGTTGCCTCATAGCGAAGTCCCTGCCGCGAAAGGGCCCGATCACCGTGTTCATAGCAAACCGGACATACTCGCGCGCAGAGAAGCTGGCGGTCTCGGTCGGCGGGAGGGCAGTCCGTTTTGAGAGCCTCAGGGAGACAATTGCAGGGGCAGACGCTGTTGTGTGCGCCACTTCCTCTCCTCATCTTGTGCTTCGGCCAAGTGATCTAGATCAGCTCGACTCGAGAAAGCGGATCCTGATCATCGATGTTTCGAACCCTCGGGGCGTGGACGAGCGAATAAGGGATTTGGGCTGTGCGAAGCTGATAGACTTGGACGAGCTCATACGGATAGCAAGGGAGAATATGAAGAACAGGGAGGAGGCGATGATAAAGGCAAAGGAATTGATCGAGCCTTCTCTAGCGCTAGTAATGCATAGGCTGCAGGCTGGGGAACAGAAGAAAAAGTTTGAAGAGGTAATGCGGTGGGCTGAGGAGAGGCGGAGGAAAGCATTGGAGCTCGCCCTGAAGAAGGGAAGGTTCTCCGAGGAACAGACCAAGGTCATAAGCGACTTCTCGTACATACTTATGCGCGACCTCATCGTGCCGCTATTCGGCGAGAGCGATTTGCAGGAGGGGCCAACTGGTGGATGCTAG